From the Blastopirellula marina genome, one window contains:
- a CDS encoding cysteine peptidase family C39 domain-containing protein — MTFSGPSPQEKVTIACAVCALLFILATNATAQAEESSAKDTLPISSVICGPIAVRQTLMHYGISESLLTLFDEIRPSRSNAGSNLHSISDSLAKRGIHAKAAHIGSEVQIDWDYPVIVHLTGDSSSSGHFVVYLPSKDKGKICQLDGNGRERMADWRTAASERSGVVLLTAPSKPTDWNAAFKPDLQQSWITLSLYAMAATILSLFGIAAFLKKG, encoded by the coding sequence ATGACATTTTCAGGGCCATCCCCTCAAGAGAAAGTAACAATCGCATGTGCGGTATGTGCATTACTGTTCATTCTAGCGACCAATGCGACTGCCCAAGCTGAAGAGTCATCAGCGAAAGACACGCTGCCAATCAGCAGTGTGATATGTGGACCAATAGCAGTTCGTCAAACACTGATGCATTATGGAATCAGTGAATCACTCCTTACGCTTTTCGATGAAATTCGGCCTAGTCGATCTAATGCTGGCTCTAATTTACATTCCATTAGCGATTCCCTTGCCAAACGGGGGATCCACGCAAAAGCCGCTCACATTGGAAGCGAGGTGCAGATTGACTGGGACTACCCGGTAATTGTTCATCTTACAGGTGATTCTTCTTCGTCCGGTCATTTTGTCGTTTACCTTCCATCAAAAGACAAGGGTAAGATCTGCCAACTCGACGGGAACGGCAGGGAAAGAATGGCAGACTGGCGCACAGCCGCTTCAGAACGATCGGGGGTTGTTCTGCTGACCGCGCCATCGAAGCCGACGGACTGGAATGCAGCGTTTAAGCCTGATCTGCAACAGTCTTGGATCACTTTATCACTTTACGCAATGGCGGCGACAATACTGTCTTTGTTTGGCATTGCAGCATTTTTAAAAAAAGGATGA
- a CDS encoding DUF1573 domain-containing protein, which produces MKHNVYITINDTPCATIFKSIAKAGRPVRVKTRRLFLIVAICAACVGAGCTKRLKSNESHIAKNDSRLQENDVRVYSHSFGIVKPHEKRRHSFIITNDSDHQWTLSDMGLTCSCTVPEVEWRTIPPGASVDINVTYQADGGSKDDHRFVTVHFSEPTAPTLKLKITAFVRDKAVPIPATLTVDVPSGQQCNEEFFLNVYDDHDWANVVVTSSVQWIHVVPQLAYTGSFQYGNDASTGPQQKWRCVARIDADGLAPGRHLATLTVHPPMEGEKKVDIPISLNVQKPVHAIPDTLFFHNLRVGVESQEVIEVVAHTAMKLSLRDIEVTHTLGDGLRLEVREVQPDQFELQATMASSVPGIKRGQITLRIPKIDAELAIPVITRTATES; this is translated from the coding sequence ATGAAACACAACGTGTACATAACAATCAATGATACGCCGTGCGCAACTATCTTCAAAAGTATCGCGAAAGCAGGTCGTCCTGTTCGAGTGAAGACAAGACGATTATTCTTGATTGTTGCGATATGTGCAGCATGCGTAGGTGCTGGATGCACCAAACGACTTAAAAGCAATGAGTCTCACATTGCTAAAAACGATAGTCGATTGCAGGAGAATGACGTCCGCGTCTATTCGCATTCGTTTGGCATTGTGAAGCCCCATGAAAAGCGTAGACATAGTTTTATAATTACTAACGACTCAGATCACCAATGGACATTGAGCGATATGGGTTTGACATGCAGTTGCACGGTTCCAGAAGTAGAATGGCGCACCATTCCTCCCGGTGCCTCTGTGGATATTAACGTCACTTATCAGGCGGATGGAGGCAGCAAGGATGATCACCGTTTCGTAACCGTACATTTTTCGGAGCCAACAGCCCCTACTTTGAAGTTGAAGATAACAGCCTTTGTGCGTGATAAGGCTGTTCCCATCCCTGCCACCTTGACGGTTGATGTGCCCTCTGGTCAACAGTGCAATGAGGAATTCTTTCTAAATGTCTATGATGACCATGACTGGGCAAATGTTGTGGTGACGAGTTCAGTGCAATGGATTCATGTGGTTCCTCAGCTGGCATACACAGGCAGCTTTCAATATGGAAACGATGCGTCAACTGGCCCTCAGCAAAAGTGGAGATGCGTAGCTCGCATCGATGCCGATGGACTTGCCCCGGGAAGGCATTTGGCAACCCTTACTGTACATCCGCCCATGGAAGGGGAGAAAAAAGTCGATATCCCCATTTCGTTAAATGTTCAGAAGCCAGTTCACGCCATACCGGACACACTGTTCTTTCACAATCTTCGAGTGGGTGTGGAATCACAAGAAGTGATAGAAGTTGTTGCTCACACAGCAATGAAGTTGTCTTTAAGGGATATTGAAGTGACCCATACACTTGGCGATGGATTGAGGCTTGAAGTCCGGGAGGTTCAGCCAGACCAATTTGAACTGCAAGCGACGATGGCTTCCAGCGTGCCAGGGATTAAGAGAGGACAGATTACCCTGAGGATTCCTAAGATAGATGCAGAATTGGCAATTCCTGTAATTACGAGAACGGCAACAGAGTCATGA
- a CDS encoding dienelactone hydrolase family protein: MDSRATTNRKVRVHFALQLAIVIACWTGANVVALAAIDAYEFHQVCREIGLSPDIANAFQTVSLNLSSRNFPTRNSVNYKLLTPEPSEAGKKYPVVLYLHGAGERGSDGMRPLRSLPSKLASDDYRKRFPCYLVVPQCPEGTKWNYRGELYPRPRDELDIVWAILQDVLQRDGVDPNRVYAIGFSMGGYGVWELGCRRARALAAIIPVAGAGEPEKAKHLLGLSIWAIHGQDDEVVNVEGTRKMIKAVRIAGGNPRYSEIAGVGHRALSPSLEELDELLRWLFEQSREHT; the protein is encoded by the coding sequence ATGGATTCACGAGCAACCACAAATCGAAAGGTGAGGGTTCACTTTGCTCTCCAACTGGCAATCGTGATTGCTTGCTGGACGGGAGCGAACGTGGTTGCCCTTGCTGCGATTGATGCCTATGAATTCCATCAGGTGTGCCGAGAAATTGGACTGTCACCTGACATTGCGAATGCGTTTCAAACGGTTTCGCTAAATCTTTCATCTCGAAACTTTCCGACAAGAAATTCGGTTAATTACAAATTGCTCACACCTGAGCCAAGCGAAGCAGGAAAGAAATATCCCGTCGTCCTTTATCTGCATGGGGCCGGGGAACGGGGCAGCGATGGTATGCGTCCTCTACGTTCCTTGCCATCCAAGCTTGCCTCGGATGACTATCGAAAACGTTTTCCTTGTTACCTTGTTGTTCCTCAGTGCCCAGAGGGTACTAAGTGGAACTATCGCGGAGAGTTGTATCCTCGTCCACGCGATGAGCTGGATATAGTTTGGGCTATTTTGCAGGATGTTCTTCAAAGAGATGGTGTAGACCCGAATCGTGTTTACGCCATTGGCTTTTCAATGGGGGGATACGGAGTTTGGGAGCTTGGTTGTCGCCGTGCCCGTGCATTGGCTGCAATTATCCCAGTTGCCGGAGCCGGAGAACCAGAAAAAGCAAAGCACCTCCTTGGTCTGTCAATTTGGGCGATCCACGGACAAGACGATGAAGTTGTCAATGTCGAAGGCACTAGGAAAATGATTAAGGCTGTGCGTATCGCAGGTGGCAATCCTAGATACTCAGAGATTGCAGGAGTTGGTCACAGAGCGTTGAGTCCCTCGCTAGAAGAATTGGATGAATTACTTCGTTGGTTATTTGAGCAGTCACGAGAACACACATGA